In the genome of Phocoena sinus isolate mPhoSin1 chromosome 15, mPhoSin1.pri, whole genome shotgun sequence, the window tacaggtttatttctggatcctcagttctgttccattgacctagaTGCCTGTCCTCACGCCCACACttctgtcttcattactgtaactttgtgctgggttttgaaattgggaagtgtgggtcctccaattttattctttttcaacattattttggcttttctgggtcttcgcgtttccatgtgaattttagggtCATCTGGTCAATTTCCACAAAAAAGCCAACCAGGATTGTGGGGGGACTGTGTCCAAGCTGTAGACGAGTTTGGGGAGTGTTGCCAAGTCATCATAtcagatttatttcatttttcctaacAGCTTCTTAGCTGCTTTCGGTCGCATCATCTGAAAGGACTGTTATTACGATAGCACGATGTGTTGCTTTTGAAAGTTATGGTTACGCGTTGACGGATACTGGGGTGTTTTCTGGTTTTCTGACGCAGAGAATGACAACAGTAGTTAGCACTTTCCCCTGTTCCCGCGCTGTAGGGTGGGAGGCCAAGGCTGAGGGAAGTAGGGCACGTGTCCCggagcccagggctggggtgtgggCCTGAGCGGTGTGCTGGATACAGCCATGCACATCCTGGGGCTGCAAGTCCCAGAGAGGAGTTACTGAGGCTCCAGTGCTGACGTTCGGGTCTGTGAAGCGGCTGCCGCCATGGCCTGGACCCGTTCCCGTCCAGGACCTCCTGGCCCGAGGCTGAGCCATCGACACCTTGCGTCCCAGGTACCAGCCTCCGAACCTCGCCATCTCCACCCTCTACTGGAAGGCGTGGCCCCTACTGCTGGTCATCGCCGCGTTCAACCCAGAGAACATCGGTGAGCCCCCTCTGGCCAGCCGTGGTCCCCTGGGCCGGTGTTGACCTTTCCCTCTTCTGGGCGTCCTGCATGTCGGGACCTGGAGCAGAGCCTGGCTGGGCACTGGAGGATGGGCGTGGGAGGGGGTGGGTCTTCGGCCGGGAGTCCCAGCTACCACCTGCTGTCGCCTTGCTCCCTAGGCCTGGCCGCCTGGGAGGAGTACCCCACACTGAAGATGCTCATGGAGATGGTGATGACCAAGTAAGTGGCTTGCCGCTCTGGGACCGGGAGGGCGGGCCCACCGGTGCTACGCTGGGAGCGGGGCGCGCTGGGCCTCCCGCTGCTCTGCGGTCTCCCTACTCTGCGCGGCTGCCCCCTCGCTGGACTGGGGGCAGTGGGATCAAGCGACGCCATGTGCTGTGGGGCCCTGGGCCCTCCTGGGCGGCACGCGTGTGTGTGCTGTGCTCCTGCAGCGGGGATGGGTGCAGCCTGCCGGCGCACTCGGGGGCAGCGAGGGTCGCCGCGGGACGCTGGCTGAGGTGGAGCGGAGCCTGAGGCCGTGGCGTGTGGGAACCGTGGGGTCTGGGTGCGGCCCGAGGCTGCACCTGTCCGGGCCGTCCTGTGGCTGTCTCAGGAAGCTAGGTTAGATTTTGAACACGTGACAGGAGTCCAGCTGTTTGTGCCCCCAGAAAGCCACGTGTGTCTTTGAAGCCGTGAGTCAGCCTGGGGTGCCCTGTGTGCCCTGGGCCACCTGGCCTGTTGGAAAGGGTCCAGGGGTCCCATGTGGCCATCCCGGGCAGACGCCGCTCGGGTCCAGGATCCTGACACGTTGGCTGATTTTGGAGGCACCAGCACTCAGCTGTGTGGGAAGAGAGGGTGGCCGGCTGTGGGCTCTGAGGGCTGCCCGCCTCCCTCATGGGGGTCTGACTGTGACCATGTTGCCGAcgcttccccccctcccccccgggTCCCTTCCACAGCCTGACGGCTCGAGCTGGGCCTGGGCGAGGGACGCCGCCCTAAGTTCTGACCCCCGACCCTGAGCGCCGCCTGGTGGCAGCCAGCCTCTGGTGGCCCAGCGACAGGTTCCTCCTGCTTGGTCCCCAGCAATTACTCGTACCCACCGTGCACCCTGACGGACGAGGAGACCCGGACTGAGATGGTCACCCGAGAGCTGCAGGTCTCGCAGCGAGAGAAGCAGGAGATCCTGGCGTTCGAGGGGCACCTGGCCGCTGCGTCCACCAAGCAGACCATCACTGAGAGCAGCAGCCTGCTGCTGTCCCAGCTCACCAGCCTTGAGCCCCAGTATGCGCGGCGCGGAGCTCGGGCCGGGCCCGGGCTGGCAGGGGCGGGCGGGGGTGCCGCGTCCTGGCCGCTGTCCTGGTCCTCCGCGCGGCTGGGCGATGGTGGAGCCGAGAGCCCCCCGTGGCTGGGCCAGGAGGGGAGGGACCGCGGGCCTCGGGGAAGACGGGCAGCTGCCCACAGGTGGGAGGCAGGCGGCCCCGCCCTCACCCGGCACTGTCGACTGGGGAGCAGTGCGCTTGCGGCTTCGACACGCTTGGGTCATGTGGAACTTTCAGAGGGCCGCCCCGGAGGCCTCCCCCTCACGTCCTGGATCAGGTGAAAGGCCTCAACCAGTCCCTCCGCCTCGGGCACCTGCTGTGTCGGAGCCGGAACCCGGACTTCCTCCTCAACATCATCCAGAGGCAGGTGAGTCCCGCTGTGGTCTGGGAGAGGAGGCTGGCtgcaggcgggcgggcggggaACCTTCTAGGGGCGTCAGTGCGCTGCGGCGTTAGCTGAGACCGTGGCCAGAAGAGGGCACACCCGGAGACAGGGCTGCATGGCGACGGGCTCCCGGGCACACACAGGGCCGCCTCGGGAGTCCTCGCTGGGGGCGGGCAGGTGGGTCGGGGGGCCGCGGCAGGCTTAGCCGGAAGAAGCCGTGCGGCTGCCGCCCCGCCCAGGCTTCCTCCCAGTCCATGCCCTGGCTGGCCGACCTGGTGCAGTCCAGCGAGGGCTCCCTGGACGTGCTGCCCGTGCAGTGCCTGTGCGAGTTCCTGCTGCACGACGCTGCCGACGAGCCCGCCtccggggaggaggaggaggagggcgagagcagagagcagaaggCCAAGAAGCGGCAGGTGGgcgcccagccccgccccagccccgcccccgccccccccccccccccccggccctgGAGACCCACCCTGAGGGGCCCCTGTCCCTGCAGAGGCAGCAGAAGCAGCGGCAACTGCTGGGCCGCCTGCAGGACCTGCTGCTGGGCCCCAGGGCCGACGAGCAGACCACGTGTGAGGTGCTGGACTACTTCCTGCGGCGCCTCGGCTCCTCCCAGGTGGCTTCCCGGGTGCTGGCCACGAAGGTGAGGCGGCCGGTCTGACCCGCTCCTCCCCGCGCACCCCTGCTCTCCCCGTTTTTGTTAAGATGGGAATTTTTGCTCACCCAGACTTGTATTCTGGCTGACTCCTGGGCACAGAAAGGCTGCAGTCATGAGCTTCGCAGGGCTCAGAGACCTTTTTCCCCGTGTGGGCCCCCTCCCTGGGTGGTACTGGGAAGCGTCCCGAGAGCAGCTCAGTGGCCGCCTGCCGTGCTTCCCGAGGCGCTGGCGACGGTTTTCCAGGGGAGCCGGCCCGTGCCCCTTCCGCCCCAGGTGAGGTCGCTCCCGGCGCACCACGCCTCTGCCGGGTAGCGGCCCTCGCGCGTGGCTCTGAGGGAGTGGTGGCCCCGAGAACGGCGCGTGTCTGCTTGCAGGGCCTGTCCCTGGTGCTCTCGGAGGGCAGCCTGCGTGACGGGGAGGAGAAGGAGCCCCCCACGGAGGAGGACTCGGGCGACACGGACGCGCTGCAGGGCTACCAATGGCTGCTGCGAGACCTGCCCAGGCTGCCTCTGTTCGACAGCGTCAGGACCACCACCGCCCTGGCGCTGCAGCAGGTGAGGGGCcgcggggcgggcggcgggcTGCACTGCCGGGCATGCGCTCACacgccctccctcccccccactccccaggcCATCCACATGGAGACGGACCCGCAGACCATCAGTGCCTACCTGGTCTACCTGTCCCAGCACACGCCCGTGGAGGAGCAGAGCCAGCACAGCGACCTGGCCCTGGTgaggggggcagggctgggggacacCGACCAGACCAGTCAGGATGCAGGGCCAGCAGGGCCACACCTCGGCTGTGGGCTCTGAGCGCCCAGCTGCCTTGCCGGTGACCCTCTGTCCGGAGCAGGGGTCGAGGGCAGGAGCCCCCAGTGCCCTTGTGATCATCCAGGCCTGGTCGCCTCTGTGGCTCTGGGCTGGGGGAGGCGTGGCTTGGCCAACCCAGGAGGCCAAGGGGCAGGAGGCCAGCCCAGGAGTCTGCGGCTGGGGCCTGCATCCCGCTCCCTGCTGGGGAGGCCCTGTGAGCTGAGCACATGCCCGTTTTCTACTTCGTCTTCCTCTCTTCCGGCCGTCTTTCTTCTGACCTTGCTCCCCTGTTAGCGTGTCAGCTGACAGTGATGGAGGCCCTGGGTCTTTGTAGAATGAGTGAGTGGACGGAGTGAGGGAACGGGCTGAAGACAGAGGTCGGTGGGCGGGGGGATTCTGTCCAAGCCTGGGTTCCTCGTCGAGGGGCTGGACGGTAATAAAAGTCTGGGGCTGGAGGCCTCGCCCTTCTGAGTCTGGTCCAGGGGCCAGCCTGCCCCGCGTCACTGCTGTAGGTTTCAAGTAAACGTGGTGTCCGGCTGTTTGCAGACGGCCTTTCCCTTTGGGTCTTGAGAAGCGTGTGTTACTGTCGCTCGAGGGCAGATGGCGCCGTGCCCCATGCCTCGCGCTCCTCTCCGAGCGAGCGGGGCCGGCCCTCTCCAGGGAGCCTGTCACTTCTTGCTGCCCCTCCCGCCCGCTTGGCACTTGACAGCCCTGCGCGGCTGCGGGGCTCTCCCTGCGCGTGGGCCCTTCCGTCCGTCATCGGCCTGCTGCCCGGTGGCGGGGGGTGGTTGTACAGAGCGGACGTGGCATTGGGGCGGCCTTCCGAGGGGATGGGGCTGTTGGCCAGGCGCGGCTGGAGGGGGCCCCACGCCCTCTGATGCCGCGCTCCCCCAGGACGTGGCCCGGCTCATCGTGGAGCGCTCCACCATCATGTCCCACCTGTTCTCCAAGCGCTCCTGCGGCGCCAGGTCGGACGCCGTGCTGGCCGCCCTGCTCTCCATCTTCTCCCGCCACGTGCAGCGCATGCGCAAGAGCAAGGAGGGCGAGGAGGTCTACAGCTGGGTAAGGCGGGCGGGCGCCCCGGGCCCGGCCCCGTGGCCCTCGCCTCGGCCCGCTCAccgcctcctctccctccagtcGGAGTCGCAAGACCAGGTCTTCCTGCGCTGGACTAGTGGGGAGACGGCCACCATGCACATCCTGGTGGTCCACGCCATGGTCATCCTCCTGACGCTGGGGCCGCCCCGCGGTGAGCAGCCCGCGGGCGGTGGGGCCTGGGTCTCCCGTGGCGGTGGACCCCCTTCCCTGCCCGTCCTGGGGGCGCACGCGAGAGCCTCCACGTGGCGGGACCCCGTGCACTGCCGACCCTTCCGATCCACAGGCTGGGGTGTCCAGACTCCTTGCCTCCTCAGCCCACACGCTGTCCTGTCGTGAGGTGCACGCGGGTATTGCTGGGCACCTCTGTGCCTGCTCCTCTTTGCACTGTGGTTTCCGGAGGTGGAGGTGTCCACACCGGGCTCTCCAGCCGAGGGGACGCTGGTGCCCAGAGCAGTGAGCCCCAGGTCCTCTCCACAGGCCTGGGGTGTGGCCCTCGGCTCGCTGGCCGTGGGCTGTGTCCAGAGCCGGCTGATCCTCCGGCCTCCTGCAACCTCTCTGCCTGGcagcctctccttccctcctccgtGGCTGACGCTGTGggctgctctgccacttacttgtgTCCAGGGGAGGCTGGCCTTGTGCCGGCCTGGCCTGCTGGCTGCCCGGGGCTTTGCGCAGCCTGAGCCCTGGAAGGAGCCGGTTTGGCCAAGCCCACAGAGCCCAGAGAGCCTGCTGGCCCCAGCCTCGCACCGTCCCCTGGGCGGCCGGGCCAGCTCTGCACTTCCGTTTCCTCAGCCGAGGCGGGCCGACGCCGCGGTTGTGAGGATTACACAAGTCAACTGTGCAGAGCCTCTGTCGCCGGGCCGCGCTCAGCTCTTGGTAGATTCTCCTCCATCCTCTGAAGCCCCAGTTCGCACCTGTAAACCGAGGACGTGCTGGCCTTGGCCTTCAGCCTTCAGTGCGGCCGGAGCTCCTAGGGTGGCGAGGTCTGGGAAGGCCTCGCTGAGGCGGCCCTGGTGCTTGCCCTGTCGTCTCTCCCGAAGCTGGTGACGGCGAGTTCCAGGCGCTGCTGGACATCTGGTTCCCGGAGAAGAAGCCCCTGCCCACGGCCTTCTTGGTGGACACGTCGGAAGAGGCGCTGCTGCTGCCCGACTGGCTGAAGTTGCGCATGATCCGCTCGGAGGTTCCGCGCCTGGTGGACGCCGGTACGGCTTGGGCGCGGCTCGAGAGGGCAGAACCGGGCCTTGCCtcctgctgtgggcctgggtgtGTGTTCTAGCTGTTGCCCGTGAGAGAGGACGGCTCGGGGGCCTCTGGTGGGTTCCGGGGCGTCTGTTATTCAGCAGATGTTTGTGGCGCTGTCAGTGCCCTGACAGGTGCCCGCAGGCCCTTGTGGTCAGGCGGGGAGGCTGAGAGCCTCCAGTGAGAAGTGGTGCTGGAGGAGGAACGAAGAAGACCAAGTGGTCCAGGGATtcggaggggaggaggaggggctggggcctcCGAGCTGGTTCTGGGGTGCAGAGTGGCCCCGGGCAGTCCGCAGTGAGGAGGAAGGGCATCCGCCCGTGGTCAGCATGGTATCCAGCAGGGGTGGCAGGCCGGGCAGTTTGGGGGGTGGCTTGGCTTGGGAAGCGCAGCAGGACACACTCAGGGGAGCCTTGACTCTGAGCTGGAGGGAGCGCAGGGCTGGCCCGCAGCCTCAGGACGCAGGGTGGGGGGCCTGAGGACCCAGCAGCCACACTTGGAGCTGCcctctgggccctgggccccgCCAGGCCCCGCGGGCCAGGGTCACCAGGTGGCAGTCGCTGAGTGAGAGCCACCCTCAGCCCTGCAGGACCTGGAGCCCCAGCAGCTGCTGCTGTTCGTGCAGTCCTTCGGCATCCCTGTGTCCAGTATGAGCAAACTTCTCCAGTATCTGGACCAGGCGGTGGCCCACGACCCCCAGACCCTGGAGCAGAACATCATGGACAAGAGTGAGAGCCGGGGTCCTCGCCCGAACACCCCGGGCCCGCCGTGGGGCTGCGGTTGGAGAGCCAGGCTGTGGGTGGAGTGGAACAGCCCCAGGGCAGGGACTGCGAGCAGGAGGGTGGAGCTGCGTCCACCCCTCGGGTtggagggtggagggagctgCGGGCGCTGCCTGATTCTCTGTGGAAAGAGCCTGTCGCCCAGCTTCCCGGGTCCTGGGGAGGCTTGGAGCTCTGCGGGCACCGTGCGGAGGGCTTCCCTCCTCCCTGGGGGCCCGTGTTTACCTGTGGCTGCCCCCCTGCAGATTACATGGCTCACCTGGTCGAGGTCCAGCACGAGCGAGGGGCGTCCGGAGGCCAGACTTTCCACTCCCTGCTCACAGCCTCCCTGCCCGTCCGGCGAGGTACCCACCCATCCCGGCTCGCACGGCCACTCGGGAAGCGTCTGCTTCTGCCCGGCGTCCGGGCTCCTGCTTATGGGCCCACGGGCGAGGCTGGGGGTCCCGGGGAGAGAGCCCTCTGCAGGGCCTGGGAGCCCGCTCCTCTCTGGGCGGTGGGCCGCCGGGCGAGCCCGGCCGTGGTCGGCATGGTCCCCGCCACAGCTGGCCGTGATGGCCTCTCAGCCGCCCTGCTCTTCCTTCCCTGCAGACAGCACGGAGGCACCGAAACCCAAGAGCAGCCCGGAGCAGCCACCGGGCCAGGGCAGGCCCCGGGCCGTGACACAGGTGCGGGTTCTGGGCCCCGAGGACGACCTGGCCAGCATGCTCCTGCAGGTACGGCCCCCTCTGCCCCGGCCCCTCCTCCCGCCTGGAATCCACAGCCAGGGGTTCCCTGGGCACGTGTGTTCTCGCCCCCTCCTCATGGTGACAGGCGCTGCAGAGCAGCGGTGTGCGCTTTCCATCTTCACGCTTACACGCCCGTATGCGCACGTGTGTGCCTTTCCTGGGCCTGTTGCCATGGGCCTCGTCCCAGTCCTTggcccccaccccacgcccctcAGGAGAGTCTGCTGGGGACCGGGCACGCCAGTGCCAACTGCCGGCAGCCTCTGTGGGGTCGGGGTGTGGGCTGAGAGGAGGGCTCTGGGGAAGGCCCCACCTGGCAGCCGCGTGGTCCTGATGGCTGCCTCTCTCCAGATCTTCCCGCTGAGCCCGAGCCCGCGGTGGCAGAGCTCCAGCGCGCGCCCTGTAGCCCTGGCGCTGCAGCAGGCCCTGGGCCGGGAGCTGGCGCGAGTCCGCCAGGGGAGCCCCGAGGTGCCAGGCGTCGCGGTGCGCCTCCTGCAGGCCCTCGCCACCCTGCTGAACTCCCCGCACGGCGGCGCCCTGGTCATGGTCATGCACCAGAACCACTTCCTCGCCTGCCCTCTGATGCGCCAGCTCTGCCAGTACCAGGTAGGCCCTGGCACGGCCCTGCGCCTCGCTCCCCGAGTCCCCGCGCCCGGGCTCTGCCTCGCGTGGCCAAGGCCCCCGTCCCGTCCCCCAGGCTCGGGGCTCCTGTGGCCAGGCCTGCTCGGGCCCCGGCTGACCGGGTGCCCTGACGCTGTCCCGTGGCCTCAGCTCTTGCCCCTAAGTGAAGAGACGCAGCTTTTGCTGCGGGTCTGGGGGTACGTCCCCTGCTCCTGTGACAGAAGCTTCCCGTGAGCATGTTGGGCTTTCACCACGTCCCCCACCTGGTTTCGGTAGTTTTGCCACGTTCGCCTTACTTGCCCCTGTGCGTGCCCACGTGTGTGCTACCTCCTTGGTCGTTTCTCTCTGAGCCCTGTGAGGACAGGAGGCAGCAGACCCCTCATGGGCTGTGGGTATGGGCGCTGGAGGGGCCCCTGCTGTGGCAGGCGGGATGGTTCCGCCCGGCCCTGGTCCTGTCTGAGCCGTGCTGCGCTGTCCCCAGCGCTGTGTGCCCCAGGACACCGGCTTCTCGTCGCGCTTCCTCAAAGTGCTCGTGCAGACCCTGCAGTGGCTGGACAGCCCCGCCGTGGAGGCCGGGCCTCTGCAGGCCCAGCTCAAGCTGTTTGCCGCCCAGTACTCGGCACGGCGCCGGATCAGCGATGGTGAGGCAGGGTTAATGGTGCCGGCGGGGGTCCTGGGCTCTTGGCCGTCGCGTCGGGGGGACCGGGGCCTTGTTCCCTGATGGGTCCCGGGTGGCATCAGGGTGAGTGGGGCCCAGAGGTTTGGGGGTCGGGGCACTGGGAAGGCCCCCCAGGGGGGAGCGTATGTGTGGGAACCGAGGGGAGTCGCCTGCCCGGCACCCCTGGCAAGAGTCCCGTGGGTCACACAGCGCTCCCCTGCAGTGCGGAGCGGGTTCCTGCACCTGGCAGAGGCCCTGACGTTCCGCGGGGACCCGGAAGTGGTCAGCTCCACCATCCGCGCCATCGCGGCCACCCTCAAGTCTGGGGAGGGGTGTGACGTGGAGCCCGAGCTTATCAGCAAAGGTACTCGAGCCCCGGGCGCCCCAAAGACCCCGCCTCGCCGCCCCGCATACAGGTCCCTCTCCTGGGCGCCCCCAGAACAGGGCCCAGGGGCGGGGCTCTCTGTCCTCGCGTCCGGTGGCCCCCCGAGCTGGAGTGACACAGGGGCCCTCTCTGCCCCACCCTCAGTCCTCCGGGGTCTGGTTGCCGTGAGGTCGCCTCACCTGGAGGAGCTGCTGGCCGCGATCTTCTCCGCTGCCTCCACCTTCCCGGCCTCGGGGCCCGTGTCCGTGGTGAGCTCACTGCTGCTGCAGGAGAAGGGGGAGCCCCCGGCCCTGGGGAAGCAGGACTCTGACGGCTGCAGGTGAGCCGGCGGGGCGGTGGCCGGCTGGGAGGGGGAGCGGGGGGCGGCCCTGGCCGGCCGTGTCTGAGCCCACCCCACCTTCCCTGCAGCCTGGAGGCTGTGTGGCTGGGACCCTGCTCGGGGCTCCTTGTCGACTGGCTGGAGATGCTGGACCCCGAGGTGGTCAGCAGCTGCCCTGACCTGCAGCAGCGGCTGCTGTTCTCCCAGAGCACAAAGGTGGGCCTCGTTCGCGCACGGCGCCCTGGGCCCACAGTCCGCCCGGCAGCCCCAGGGTGGGGTTGGCTCTCTTTCAGTTCCAGCAGATCCGAGGCCAGAGTCTCAGTGGCCAGACAGGTCCCATGTTTCCTCTGAGTGGGTCACCACAACTGGCCAGATCTGGCCACGGAGGCgggcgggggggtgggtgggttggTCCTTTGTGGGCTCAGGTCCTCACGGGGCACGAGGCGGTAGGGGGAGTGGAGCTTAGCACCCCGTGACGAGGGGTGGGGTCCTCAGAGGGGTCGGAGCCCACGTCAGGGCTCTGCGGGGGTGGTGGGGTCCCCTAGCTCACCTGGCCGTGGGGAAGGTGAGGAAACGCTGACCAGATGgccggggaggggctgggcatCCCCTGCCTGTGATCCCGCCGCGTGCTGGTGGGTCTGCGCTTCTGAGAGAGGCGGTCACGCTCCCGCGCCCCCCGCCTGCCCAGGTGTTCCCACCCCCAGGGTTTTGCTCGCGTGTCTCCTGGTCTCTGAGGAGTGGATTCGGTTCAGCCCGCGCTTAATCTGCGGAGTGACCGGCCGGGCTGGGTGGCTTCCCGGGCGGGAGCCTCGGGTCTGCCTCGAAACGGACACCTTCCTCTGCTCTGTGCTGGCACACGTGGGCTGTCACCTGCTGACGCTACCTGGCAGAGCCGTCAGCCCGGCGGGGACCATCCCAggtttcctccctccccagggcaaAGGCCATCCTGGCCCGCAGGTGCCGTCTTTCCGACCCTACCTCTTAGCCCTGCTCACGCACCAGTCCAACTGGTCCACGCTGCACCAGTGTATCCACATCCTGCTGGGCAAGAACCGGGAGCAGAGGTGAGTCCCCCAGACCTCTGTCCCCCACCGGCAGGTCTGTTCCTGCCACAGGCAGCGTGGGCCTTGGGGTGCCATGTGGCAGCCGCCCTGCCCAGACTCCTCCAGGAGCCGAGTTCAGAGGGCAGTGTCGGGGGCCTTGGTGGGAGGGATCTGATCCAGCACCCTTCCCCCGGCGTCCTCAGGAACCGAGGCCCTCTTGCCTGGCCCGGTGTCCCTTCTCTGGGTGACCAGCAGGCAGACAGTCGGCTTCCCTGTCCTCCGGTCGCGTGAATGGCTGGCGTCTGTGCTGTGCTGCGGGGGTGCCAGAGGCCCCTGTGCGCGGCTGCGAGCGTGGGGCGGGGCGGGACCGACCTTAGCTTTGCCACTGTGAGCTGCAGAGGGGTCAGGTGGGGCGGCCCGCGGCCCCTGACAGCTGACCTGggccccaccccccgcctccctctgcctggagacaCGCCTGGTGCTCAGCCAGGTCCCCTCGCTTCCTCCAGGTTTGACCCCTCGGCCTCCCTGGACTTCCTCTGGGCCTGCATCCACATTCCTCGAATCTGGCAGGGCAGGGACCAGCGCACCCCTCAGGCAGGTTTTGGGGTGTCCCCCGCCCACAGGGTGGGGTGGCGGGCGGACGTGGCGAGACGCGCCCGGGTCTGACCGGCGGTGCCTGGCTGCAGAAGCGGCGGGAGGAGCTGGTGCTGCGCGTCCAGGCCCCGGAGCTCATCGGCCTGGCGGAGCTGATCCTGGCGGAGGCAGAGGCCAGGAGCCAGGACGGGGACAGCAGCGCCTGCAGCCTTCTCCAGGCCCGCCTGCCCCTGCTGCTCAGCTGCTGCCGCGGTGGTGACGAGGGCGTCAGGAAGGTGACGGCGCACCTGACGAGCTGCATCCAGCAGTGGGCTGACAGGTGAGGGTGCGGGACCCCGGGCTCCGGAGCCCCCGCCTGTCCCCTTGCCCTTGTGCTGGGAGGCCGCCGCTCAGACGTGAGCACCGTGGAAGCGAGCCCAGGCCGCCAGCGGGGGTGGGGTAGGGCCGAGGGGCCTGGCACGCCAGCTCTGCACGCAGTGGGAACAGCGGCTCCCCGGTCCCGTGGCCACCCCGAGTCTGGTCTCTGGTCTCTCGCAGCATGCTGGGCAGGCATTGCCGAGACCTGCTCGTGTACCTCTACCTGCAGCGGCCAGACCTCCGGGTGCCTGTGCCTGGCGTCCTGCTGCACAGCGAAGGGGCCGCCAGCAGCAGCGTCTGCAAGGTAAAGCCCTCCGGGGTCACTGGGGCCGCCTTTGTCCTTCACTTGGAGGTAGAAATGCTAACTTCTCAGGTCTAAAGATAAAACAGGCGCCTGGTGAGTGTCGATGGCACATCTGAGGGCAGAGCCTGCCCTGCCGCCCTCGCCTGTCCGACCTCTCGAAGGGTCTGGAAACGATCTTTTCCTCCTCCAAGAAGTCCTCTGGGTGTGGAGCCGAGGAGAGTGGGTGTCCCCCCTCGTTCCCTGATAAGGGACCGTTGACTGCAACAGGCCGGGTGGTGCGTGTGTGACGGTGTTGCATGCGTCCCAGCACCCCCATCCCTTCCCGGCTGCCTGCCGTGGTGCTGGCCTTTGGCCCAGCGTGGGTCCTCCGTGCGCGGGTCTGCGTGGCATCTGCCTTCACCTCCCTTGGGTGATGGCGGGGGAAGGGGGGTCTGGTGGGCCCCCTGCCCGTGTTCCCTGGGCTGGACCCTGGAGTCGGATCTGCTGCTTGCCCTGCTTCCCGGGACGGGGAGGGAAGTTGATGTTTTTCCAGTTGTGCTTCCTTCCACTTTAGTGTGTTACTTGTTTTGCACTCGTGAAATTATGCTATATCTGTAAGGTTGGTTTTTCTCGTCCAAGCTAACAGGGCTTTTATCCTGTTTGTGCGGAGAGGGTGACCTCACACACCATGTGCTGAGCTTGGCTGGGAGCTCTGGCCACGGCCTCTTGAGCCCCAAGAGCAGCAGAAGGCACTGGGGGAACAGGCGTCTCTGGGTCGCTGCACAGGTCCTTAGGGGCCACACCAGGGCCTTGGGGTCTGGGGGCCTTGGAGCAGGCCGCAGACTGCCCGGGGAGCCCCATCGTAGCCCCTGCGGCGGTGGGCGGCGGACTCGGCGGGGGGCGGACAGGTAGGGTGCGAGGGCTGCAGGCGGCCCCAGCTCTGACCACCCCCGTCCCTCCCAGCTGGACGGCCTCATTCACCGCTTCGTCACCCTCCT includes:
- the INTS1 gene encoding integrator complex subunit 1 isoform X1; the encoded protein is MNRAKPTTVRRPSAAAKPSGHPPPGDFIALGSKGQATESKTASTLLKPAPSSLPSERKRDAAAALAGASALTGLTKRPKLSSTPPLSALGRLAEAAVAEKRAISPSIKEPSVVPIEVPPAVLLDEIEAAELEGNDDRLEGVLCGAVKQLKVTRAKPDSTLYLSLMYLAKIKPNIFATEGVIEALCSLLRRDASINFKAKGNSLVSVLACSLLMAAYEEDENWPEIFVKVYIEDSLGERIWVDSPHCKTFVDNIQTAFNTKMPPKSVLLQGEAGRSGGELSAGSSPHPSLTEEEDSQTELLIAEEKLSPDQEGQPMPRPRYEELAESVEEYVLDVLRDQLTRRQPIDSVSRNLLRLLTSTCGYKEVRLMAVQKLEMWLQNPKLTRPAQDLLMSVCMNCGTHGPEDVDVISHLIKIRLKPKVLLNHYTLCVRELLNAHRDNLGTTIKFVIFNELSNARNPNNMQTLYAVLQHSSAQAPKFLAMVFQDLLTNKDDYLRASRALLREIIKQTKHEINFQAFCLGLMQERKEPQYLDMEFKERFVVHITDVLAVSMMLGITAQVKEAGIAWDKGEKKNLEVLRSFQNQIAAIQRDAVWWLHTVVPSISKLAPKDYVHCLHKVLFTEQPETYYKWDNWPPESDRNFFLRLCSEVPILEDTLMRILVIGLSRELPLGPADALELADHLVKRAAAVQADDVEVLKVERIQLIDAVLNLCTYHHPENIQLPPGYQPPNLAISTLYWKAWPLLLVIAAFNPENIGLAAWEEYPTLKMLMEMVMTNNYSYPPCTLTDEETRTEMVTRELQVSQREKQEILAFEGHLAAASTKQTITESSSLLLSQLTSLEPQGPPRRPPPHVLDQVKGLNQSLRLGHLLCRSRNPDFLLNIIQRQASSQSMPWLADLVQSSEGSLDVLPVQCLCEFLLHDAADEPASGEEEEEGESREQKAKKRQRQQKQRQLLGRLQDLLLGPRADEQTTCEVLDYFLRRLGSSQVASRVLATKGLSLVLSEGSLRDGEEKEPPTEEDSGDTDALQGYQWLLRDLPRLPLFDSVRTTTALALQQAIHMETDPQTISAYLVYLSQHTPVEEQSQHSDLALDVARLIVERSTIMSHLFSKRSCGARSDAVLAALLSIFSRHVQRMRKSKEGEEVYSWSESQDQVFLRWTSGETATMHILVVHAMVILLTLGPPRAGDGEFQALLDIWFPEKKPLPTAFLVDTSEEALLLPDWLKLRMIRSEVPRLVDAALQDLEPQQLLLFVQSFGIPVSSMSKLLQYLDQAVAHDPQTLEQNIMDKNYMAHLVEVQHERGASGGQTFHSLLTASLPVRRDSTEAPKPKSSPEQPPGQGRPRAVTQVRVLGPEDDLASMLLQIFPLSPSPRWQSSSARPVALALQQALGRELARVRQGSPEVPGVAVRLLQALATLLNSPHGGALVMVMHQNHFLACPLMRQLCQYQRCVPQDTGFSSRFLKVLVQTLQWLDSPAVEAGPLQAQLKLFAAQYSARRRISDVRSGFLHLAEALTFRGDPEVVSSTIRAIAATLKSGEGCDVEPELISKVLRGLVAVRSPHLEELLAAIFSAASTFPASGPVSVVSSLLLQEKGEPPALGKQDSDGCSLEAVWLGPCSGLLVDWLEMLDPEVVSSCPDLQQRLLFSQSTKGKGHPGPQVPSFRPYLLALLTHQSNWSTLHQCIHILLGKNREQRFDPSASLDFLWACIHIPRIWQGRDQRTPQKRREELVLRVQAPELIGLAELILAEAEARSQDGDSSACSLLQARLPLLLSCCRGGDEGVRKVTAHLTSCIQQWADSMLGRHCRDLLVYLYLQRPDLRVPVPGVLLHSEGAASSSVCKLDGLIHRFVTLLADTSDSRAAENRVADANVACRKLAVAHPILLLRHLPMIAALLHGRSHLNFQEFRQQSHLTFFLHVLGILELLQPHVFQSEHQGALWDCLLSFLRLLLNYRKSSRHLAPFISKFVQFTHKYITCNAPAAIAFLQKHSDALHDLSFDSSDLVMLKSLLAGLSLPSRDGRADRGLDEEGEDESSAGPLPLVSISLFTPLTAAEVAPYVKRLSRGQTVEDLLEVLSDVDEMSRRRPEILGFFSTSLQRLMSSAEESCRSLAFSLALRSIQSNPSIAADFLPTFMYCLGSRDFEVAQTALRNLPEYTLLCHEHAAVLLHRAFLVGMYGQMDTSAQISEALRILHMEAVM